From a single Erpetoichthys calabaricus chromosome 1, fErpCal1.3, whole genome shotgun sequence genomic region:
- the LOC114664075 gene encoding interferon-induced very large GTPase 1-like isoform X2, translating into MQIMETNQLNSDQLTCPVCLEFLQDPASLPCGHNYCMKCIQEYWHQTEAYNCPQCRQTFPSMPALAKNILLACLVENMKQAGLSGSPPDEYAYAVTVTARKENVPESKNENEGNPQRQATERETTWNIKENSEPKKEEKNGFVTKKVTEGTENNRRKEGMMETNIEQHTGMEDGENDDYIKEKQNKYIQEKNETNKQTENHEQKEMSESKYMTEHGNDQKAIQTESAREMNGKEVKSEKEKEFISLLKKLGIKEPYKKSMCKTDAIVIKKMALCEIQPNNNKDLPYFYLERLIMMDYRMRYLFCQEIDSPTASESQKNREREMDLSLDEFFSDNCEDEEEVDTHQSGHIHPMDLQMALLHCADDFLKQYLYSKLSLCQYALPFLVPDPCSSDIEFPLWSFHQIKISCKDTNTQSSKVSSAVQTDMPLVSFIRLGSSLVSKSHIMNMVLNRQKHNTFFHRHCKGSRRDNVLIDGVVEIAWFSSGGRKDDVFEDCIAFTNLHGDARQYDKQVNFLLEISAVNVVFISDSGLKEQDKVFLKKFFDSPQPLICLHADKEIIKGSRSGQRFRIGLKNRNEAELTEEIISILKHCLSISKKTIRIEACSDIAMRHGFVVDEDNKDCREGKALAETVVCLVKDKSLLERKEAFLPLQGHMWHKWCQEDKELYRLKQKGNKSIEQYRSEIEAKKKRIREDQLRKAFPLNGLMKNLIDILHSHSKPIKMYFLQWLKVFLDELLADSVPDLQQQYHETWLQMQTLQNKLNSPNEISELQSLLDELSNQISDCIFDLKHILREMGQIFEASQTVKTIDGNCIASLPGIATELLISGHPLELMDGDAAHVPVKWICSVLDKVQEKLGDVRLFVLSVLGLQSSGKSTLLNAMFGLQFDVSAGRCTRGAFMQLIKVDDEIQAEIKYDYILVVDTEGLRATELSNKKSLSHDNELATFVIGLGNMTVINIFGENPSEIQDILQISVQAFLRMKQVNLSPSCLFVHQNVEETGAKDKNMEARRRLQEKLDEMTRVAAEEEECSVKCFSDVIRFDVNTQTHYFAHLWEGNPPMAPPNPSYSQNVQDLKRVILNAAMLQENKKISKISDFKLRVQDLWTALLSENFVFSFRNSLEISTYHRLEVKYCEWTWALRCHVLELNNKLVNEIENNSKTKTEISKEVNQTYNRVKEDIEKYFKHERNLEILVQWKANIEIKYEQLRDQLIEELNRKCQILIQAKQSRKRVDENSARREQNLMKQSKDLAEKLRTKNPSETVMQEEFEKLWEEWEKDTARDFTPPPEIDIAGDIEAILLSHFKRHPDVCDKVQNRKAMEETLDTPSSYNPLELAIQFGVYIKQKWNEFNARKPKQTKTKMSKGLILEDYKQTESITNKITEAVMNYIHEKEKEKVDYSPNHVHGVLSIISNDLEASSSQIPTFQYKEEYRFDLSLHLCEVAKIRFKQMHQAFRAANDPLLYLKSMKDTYYKMFKTLCRGASSVTIFVDFLSSKLEAALHQAVVDQVCIDIANEMRQNCPQLKESKINLEYHLLKDMAEKEDFSRFWEYIKAPKYFFKNYIKTCVYNYCRDNKLIKPLSEKRLEELKSIVLTAISKATTTALKSLTNNKNPQKSKLSKWLDVFCEELEKCLKLPRNTLTHMEDEEISDMDLLQESLTKALATSVENISKKFASAALVDLRNAKQQPEDSLFTLLSGCWEQCPFCGAICTNSIEGHSGDHSVPFHRPEGVYGWLWYKTDHFVIDICTSSVASDCYIVLSDTHRVPYKLYRKAGPKYERWRILPDDSELKYWKWFVCRFQKELEDKYQRKFEGRGKIPYQWKQIKKTEIFDEL; encoded by the coding sequence gtaacagcaagaaaagaaaatgttccagaatcaaaaaatgaaaatgagggaAACCCACAAAGGCAGGCAACAGAAAGAGAGACCACATGGAATATCAAAGAAAACAGTGAAcccaaaaaggaagaaaaaaatgggtTTGTAACCAAAAAAGTGACAGAAGGTACAGAGAATAATAGAAGAAAGGAGGGAATGATGGAAACAAACATAGAACAGCATACAGGTATGGAAGATGGAGAGAATGATGACTAcatcaaggaaaaacaaaacaaatacattcaggagaaaaatgaaacaaataaacaaactgaaaaccATGAGCAGAAGGAAATGTCAGAAAGTAAATATATGACCGAGCATGGAAATGACCAGAAGGCGATACAAACAGAAAGTGCAAGGGAAATGAATGGCAAGGAGGTAAAgagtgagaaggagaaagaattCATCAGTTTGCTTAAAAAGCTGGGCATCAAGGAGCCCTATAAAAAATCAATGTGTAAAACCGATgcaattgttattaagaagatgGCTCTTTGTGAAattcagccaaacaataacaaggATCTGCCTTATTTCTATCTGGAAAGACTCATTATGATGGATTACAGAATGAGATATTTATTTTGTCAGGAAATTGACTCACCTACTGCAAGTGAGAGTCAGaagaacagagaaagagagatggattTATCACTTGACGAATTCTTTAGTGACAACTGTGAGGATGAAGAAGAGGTGGATACACATCAGTCAGGACACATCCATCCCATGGATCTCCAGATGGCTCTTCTCCACTGTGCTGATGACTTCCTGAAGCAGTATCTGTACTCCAAGCTCTCTCTCTGCCAGTATGCTCTGCCATTTTTGGTTCCTGATCCTTGCAGCTCAGACATTGAATTTCCTTTGTGGTCTTTTCATCAAATTAAAATCAGCTGCAAAGATACAAACACACAGAGCAGTAAAGTGAGTTCTGCGGTTCAGACAGACATGCCGCTGGTATCTTTCATAAGACTTGGCTCCTCATTAGTGTCTAAATCTCATATCATGAACATGGTCCTGAACAGACAGAAGCACAACACCTTCTTCCATCGACACTGCAAAGGCAGCAGGCGAGACAATGTGCTGATAGACGGTGTGGTGGAGATTGCCTGGTTCAGCTCTGGTGGCAGGAAGGATGATGTCTTTGAAGACTGCATTGCATTCACCAACCTACATGGAGATGCTAGGCAATATGACAAGCAGGTCAACTTTTTACTTGAGATTTCTGCTGTCAATGTGGTTTTCATTTCAGATTCAGGTCTGAAAGAACAGGATAAAGTATTCCTGAAGAAGTTCTTTGATTCACCACAGCCACTAATTTGTCTTCATGctgataaagaaataattaaagggaGTAGATCAGGGCAGAGATTTAGAATAGGATTGAAGAACAGGAATGAAGCAGAGCTTACAGAGGAGATCATCTCCATCCTCAAACATTGTCTGTCCATATCAAAGAAGACAATCAGAATAGAAGCATGTTCAGACATTGCAATGCGACATGGCTTTGTTGTTGATGAAGACAATAAAGACTGTAGAGAAGGAAAAGCCCTGGCAGAGACCGTTGTGTGTCTGGTTAAAGACAAGAGCTTACTAGAAAGGAAGGAGGCATTTCTGCCACTTCAGGGTCATATGTGGCACAAGTGGTGTCAGGAAGACAAAGAGCTTTACCGCTTGAAACAGAAAGGAAATAAAAGTATTGAACAGTACAGGAGTGAGATTGAGGCTAAAAAGAAGAGGATAAGGGAAGACCAATTAAGGAAAGCTTTCCCACTAAATGGTCTCATGAAAAACCTGATTGATATCCTGCATTCACATTCAAAacctattaaaatgtattttcttcaatGGCTGAAGGTCTTTCTGGATGAACTGCTAGCAGATTCAGTTCCTGATCTTCAGCAGCAGTACCACGAGACTTGGTTACAAATGCAGAcactacaaaataaattaaactcgCCCAATGAGATAAGTGAACTTCAGTCTTTATTAGATGAGTTGTCAAATCAAATCAGTGACTGTATCTTTGATCTCAAACACATCTTGAGAGAAATGGGCCAAATTTTTGAAGCCTCTCAGACAGTGAAAACAATTGATGGTAACTGCATTGCATCACTGCCTGGAATTGCAACTGAGCTCCTTATATCTGGTCATCCTCTGGAACTCATGGATGGAGATGCTGCCCATGTACCTGTGAAGTGGATTTGCTCAGTTTTGGATAAAGTGCAGGAGAAGCTGGGTGATGTGAGGCTTTTTGTATTGTCCGTACTTGGCCTTCAGAGCAGTGGCAAATCCACTTTACTGAATGCCATGTTTGGCCTGCAATTTGATGTGAGTGCAGGGAGGTGCACCAGAGGGGCTTTCATGCAGTTAATAAAAGTGGATGATGAAATTCAAGCAGAGATAAAATATGATTATATTCTTGTAGTGGACACGGAGGGTTTGAGAGCAACAGAGTTGTCAAACAAGAAATCATTAAGCCATGATAATGAGTTGGCTACATTTGTTATAGGTCTGGGCAACATGACTGTAATTAATATCTTTGGAGAAAATCCCTCAGAGATTCAAGACattcttcagatttctgttcAGGCTTTTTTAAGAATGAAGCAAGTGAATCTTTCTCCAAGCTGCCTCTTTGTCCATCAGAATGTTGAAGAGACTGGGGCTAAGGATAAAAATATGGAGGCCAGACGCCGACTCCAGGAGAAACTGGATGAGATGACACGAGTTGCTGCAGAAGAGGAGGAGTGCAGTGTAAAATGCTTCAGTGATGTCATCAGATttgatgtaaacacacaaactcaTTACTTTGCTCATCTGTGGGAAGGCAACCCACCAATGGCTCCTCCTAATCCGAGTTACAGTCAGAATGTCCAGGACCTCAAAAGAGTCATTCTTAATGCAGCCATGCTACAAGAGAATAAAAAGATCTCAAAGATTTCTGATTTCAAATTGCGTGTCCAGGACCTCTGGACAGCTCTGCTCAGtgaaaattttgttttcagttttagaaACTCATTGGAGATTTCAACATATCATAGGCTGGAAGTGAAATACTGTGAATGGACCTGGGCACTGAGATGTCACGTACTAGAACTGAACAATAAACTTGTTaatgaaatagaaaataattCTAAAACCAAAACAGAAATTAGTAAAGAGGTTAATCAGACATATAACAGAGTGAAAGAGGACATTGAGAAGTATTTCAAACATGAGAGAAACCTGGAAATACTTGTTCAATGGAAAGCCAACATAGAGATAAAATATGAACAACTGAGGGATCAGCTCATTGAGgaattgaacagaaaatgtcagaTATTAATACAGGCAAAGCAAAGCCGCAAGAGGGTGGATGAGAATAGTGCCAGACGTGAGCAGAATCTAATGAAGCAAAGTAAAGATTTGGCAGAAAAACTGAGAACCAAAAACCCTAGTGAAACAGTGATGCAGGAGGAGTTTGAAAAGCTTTGGGAGGAATGGGAGAAAGACACTGCCAGAGACTTCACTCCTCCTCCTGAGATTGATATTGCAGGTGACATAGAAGCCATCCTTCTTAGCCATTTTAAACGCCATCCTGATGTATGTGATAAAGTTCAGAACAGAAAAGCAATGGAGGAGACTCTTGACACCCCTTCAAGTTATAATCCCCTTGAATTAGCAATACAATTTGGGGTTTACATTAAACAAAAGTGGAATGAATTCAATGCTAGGAAACCAAAGCAAACTAAGACAAAAATGTCTAAAGGTTTAATTTTAGAAGACTACAAGCAGACAGAAAGTATAACAAATAAAATCACAGAGGCAGTTATGAATTACATACatgaaaaagagaaggagaaggtTGATTACAGTCCAAACCATGTACATGGAGTTTTATCCATTATATCCAATGACTTAGAAGCTTCCAGTTCACAAATTCCAACATTCCAATATAAAGAGGAGTACAGGTTTGACTTATCTCTTCATTTATGTGAAGTGGCAAAGATCAGATTCAAACAAATGCATCAAGCGTTCCGTGCAGCCAATGACCCACTTCTCTACCTAAAGAGCATGAAGGACACTTACTACAAAATGTTTAAGACTCTTTGTAGAGGAGCGTCGTCTGTCACTATATTTGTTGACTTCCTGTCAAGTAAACTCGAGGCTGCCTTACATCAGGCTGTTGTGGATCAAGTCTGCATTGACATAGCAAATGAGATGAGGCAGAACTGCCCGCAACTTAAAGAAAGTAAAATCAATTTAGAATACCACCTGTTGAAAGACATGGCAGAGAAGGAGGACTTTAGTAGATTCTGGGAATACATTAAAGCtccaaagtatttttttaaaaactacataaaaaCATGTGTTTATAATTATTGCAGGGACAATAAGTTAATAAAACCACTTTCTGAAAAGAGACTTGAAGAACTGAAGTCTATAGTTTTAACTGCCATTTCTAAAGCAACAACAACTGCTTTGAAGTCACTGACAAACAACAAGAACCCACAGAAAAGCAAATTGTCTAAATGGCTGGATGTGTTCTGTGAAGAACTTGAAAAATGCTTAAAATTACCAAGAAACACTTTGACACATATGGAGGATGAGGAAATCAGTGACATGGACTTACTACAGGAGTCTCTAACAAAAGCACTAGCGACATCAGTAGAAAATATCAGTAAGAAGTTTGCTTCAGCTGCATTGGTTGACTTGAGGAATGCAAAACAACAGCCAGAGGACAGTCTCTTTACACTCCTAAGTGGGTGCTGGGAGCAGTGTCCTTTCTGTGGTGCCATCTGCACAAACTCAATTGAAGGCCACAGTGGAGACCACAGTGTGCCTTTTCATCGACCTGAGGGAGTGTATGGTTGGTTGTGGTACAAAACAGATCATTTTGTCATTGATATTTGCACAAGTTCTGTTGCGAGTGACTGTTACATTGTGCTGAGTGACACACATCGTGTTCCATATAAACTATACAGAAAAGCAGGGCCAAAGTATGAAAGATGGAGAATTCTACCTGATGATTCAGAACTCAAATACTGGAAGTGGTTTGTCTGCCGTTTCCAAAAGGAACTGGAGGACAAGTACCAGAGAAAGTTTGAGGGCCGGGGTAAAATTCCTTATCAGtggaagcaaattaaaaaaacagaaatttttgatGAACTTTAA
- the LOC114664075 gene encoding interferon-induced very large GTPase 1-like isoform X5, translating to METNQLNSDQLTCPVCLEFLQDPASLPCGHNYCMKCIQEYWHQTEAYNCPQCRQTFPSMPALAKNILLACLVENMKQAGLSGSPPDEYAYAVTVTARKENVPESKNENEGNPQRQATERETTWNIKENSEPKKEEKNGFVTKKVTEGTENNRRKEGMMETNIEQHTGMEDGENDDYIKEKQNKYIQEKNETNKQTENHEQKEMSESKYMTEHGNDQKAIQTESAREMNGKEVKSEKEKEFISLLKKLGIKEPYKKSMCKTDAIVIKKMALCEIQPNNNKDLPYFYLERLIMMDYRMRYLFCQEIDSPTASESQKNREREMDLSLDEFFSDNCEDEEEVDTHQSGHIHPMDLQMALLHCADDFLKQYLYSKLSLCQYALPFLVPDPCSSDIEFPLWSFHQIKISCKDTNTQSSKVSSAVQTDMPLVSFIRLGSSLVSKSHIMNMVLNRQKHNTFFHRHCKGSRRDNVLIDGVVEIAWFSSGGRKDDVFEDCIAFTNLHGDARQYDKQVNFLLEISAVNVVFISDSGLKEQDKVFLKKFFDSPQPLICLHADKEIIKGSRSGQRFRIGLKNRNEAELTEEIISILKHCLSISKKTIRIEACSDIAMRHGFVVDEDNKDCREGKALAETVVCLVKDKSLLERKEAFLPLQGHMWHKWCQEDKELYRLKQKGNKSIEQYRSEIEAKKKRIREDQLRKAFPLNGLMKNLIDILHSHSKPIKMYFLQWLKVFLDELLADSVPDLQQQYHETWLQMQTLQNKLNSPNEISELQSLLDELSNQISDCIFDLKHILREMGQIFEASQTVKTIDGNCIASLPGIATELLISGHPLELMDGDAAHVPVKWICSVLDKVQEKLGDVRLFVLSVLGLQSSGKSTLLNAMFGLQFDVSAGRCTRGAFMQLIKVDDEIQAEIKYDYILVVDTEGLRATELSNKKSLSHDNELATFVIGLGNMTVINIFGENPSEIQDILQISVQAFLRMKQVNLSPSCLFVHQNVEETGAKDKNMEARRRLQEKLDEMTRVAAEEEECSVKCFSDVIRFDVNTQTHYFAHLWEGNPPMAPPNPSYSQNVQDLKRVILNAAMLQENKKISKISDFKLRVQDLWTALLSENFVFSFRNSLEISTYHRLEVKYCEWTWALRCHVLELNNKLVNEIENNSKTKTEISKEVNQTYNRVKEDIEKYFKHERNLEILVQWKANIEIKYEQLRDQLIEELNRKCQILIQAKQSRKRVDENSARREQNLMKQSKDLAEKLRTKNPSETVMQEEFEKLWEEWEKDTARDFTPPPEIDIAGDIEAILLSHFKRHPDVCDKVQNRKAMEETLDTPSSYNPLELAIQFGVYIKQKWNEFNARKPKQTKTKMSKGLILEDYKQTESITNKITEAVMNYIHEKEKEKVDYSPNHVHGVLSIISNDLEASSSQIPTFQYKEEYRFDLSLHLCEVAKIRFKQMHQAFRAANDPLLYLKSMKDTYYKMFKTLCRGASSVTIFVDFLSSKLEAALHQAVVDQVCIDIANEMRQNCPQLKESKINLEYHLLKDMAEKEDFSRFWEYIKAPKYFFKNYIKTCVYNYCRDNKLIKPLSEKRLEELKSIVLTAISKATTTALKSLTNNKNPQKSKLSKWLDVFCEELEKCLKLPRNTLTHMEDEEISDMDLLQESLTKALATSVENISKKFASAALVDLRNAKQQPEDSLFTLLSGCWEQCPFCGAICTNSIEGHSGDHSVPFHRPEGVYGWLWYKTDHFVIDICTSSVASDCYIVLSDTHRVPYKLYRKAGPKYERWRILPDDSELKYWKWFVCRFQKELEDKYQRKFEGRGKIPYQWKQIKKTEIFDEL from the coding sequence gtaacagcaagaaaagaaaatgttccagaatcaaaaaatgaaaatgagggaAACCCACAAAGGCAGGCAACAGAAAGAGAGACCACATGGAATATCAAAGAAAACAGTGAAcccaaaaaggaagaaaaaaatgggtTTGTAACCAAAAAAGTGACAGAAGGTACAGAGAATAATAGAAGAAAGGAGGGAATGATGGAAACAAACATAGAACAGCATACAGGTATGGAAGATGGAGAGAATGATGACTAcatcaaggaaaaacaaaacaaatacattcaggagaaaaatgaaacaaataaacaaactgaaaaccATGAGCAGAAGGAAATGTCAGAAAGTAAATATATGACCGAGCATGGAAATGACCAGAAGGCGATACAAACAGAAAGTGCAAGGGAAATGAATGGCAAGGAGGTAAAgagtgagaaggagaaagaattCATCAGTTTGCTTAAAAAGCTGGGCATCAAGGAGCCCTATAAAAAATCAATGTGTAAAACCGATgcaattgttattaagaagatgGCTCTTTGTGAAattcagccaaacaataacaaggATCTGCCTTATTTCTATCTGGAAAGACTCATTATGATGGATTACAGAATGAGATATTTATTTTGTCAGGAAATTGACTCACCTACTGCAAGTGAGAGTCAGaagaacagagaaagagagatggattTATCACTTGACGAATTCTTTAGTGACAACTGTGAGGATGAAGAAGAGGTGGATACACATCAGTCAGGACACATCCATCCCATGGATCTCCAGATGGCTCTTCTCCACTGTGCTGATGACTTCCTGAAGCAGTATCTGTACTCCAAGCTCTCTCTCTGCCAGTATGCTCTGCCATTTTTGGTTCCTGATCCTTGCAGCTCAGACATTGAATTTCCTTTGTGGTCTTTTCATCAAATTAAAATCAGCTGCAAAGATACAAACACACAGAGCAGTAAAGTGAGTTCTGCGGTTCAGACAGACATGCCGCTGGTATCTTTCATAAGACTTGGCTCCTCATTAGTGTCTAAATCTCATATCATGAACATGGTCCTGAACAGACAGAAGCACAACACCTTCTTCCATCGACACTGCAAAGGCAGCAGGCGAGACAATGTGCTGATAGACGGTGTGGTGGAGATTGCCTGGTTCAGCTCTGGTGGCAGGAAGGATGATGTCTTTGAAGACTGCATTGCATTCACCAACCTACATGGAGATGCTAGGCAATATGACAAGCAGGTCAACTTTTTACTTGAGATTTCTGCTGTCAATGTGGTTTTCATTTCAGATTCAGGTCTGAAAGAACAGGATAAAGTATTCCTGAAGAAGTTCTTTGATTCACCACAGCCACTAATTTGTCTTCATGctgataaagaaataattaaagggaGTAGATCAGGGCAGAGATTTAGAATAGGATTGAAGAACAGGAATGAAGCAGAGCTTACAGAGGAGATCATCTCCATCCTCAAACATTGTCTGTCCATATCAAAGAAGACAATCAGAATAGAAGCATGTTCAGACATTGCAATGCGACATGGCTTTGTTGTTGATGAAGACAATAAAGACTGTAGAGAAGGAAAAGCCCTGGCAGAGACCGTTGTGTGTCTGGTTAAAGACAAGAGCTTACTAGAAAGGAAGGAGGCATTTCTGCCACTTCAGGGTCATATGTGGCACAAGTGGTGTCAGGAAGACAAAGAGCTTTACCGCTTGAAACAGAAAGGAAATAAAAGTATTGAACAGTACAGGAGTGAGATTGAGGCTAAAAAGAAGAGGATAAGGGAAGACCAATTAAGGAAAGCTTTCCCACTAAATGGTCTCATGAAAAACCTGATTGATATCCTGCATTCACATTCAAAacctattaaaatgtattttcttcaatGGCTGAAGGTCTTTCTGGATGAACTGCTAGCAGATTCAGTTCCTGATCTTCAGCAGCAGTACCACGAGACTTGGTTACAAATGCAGAcactacaaaataaattaaactcgCCCAATGAGATAAGTGAACTTCAGTCTTTATTAGATGAGTTGTCAAATCAAATCAGTGACTGTATCTTTGATCTCAAACACATCTTGAGAGAAATGGGCCAAATTTTTGAAGCCTCTCAGACAGTGAAAACAATTGATGGTAACTGCATTGCATCACTGCCTGGAATTGCAACTGAGCTCCTTATATCTGGTCATCCTCTGGAACTCATGGATGGAGATGCTGCCCATGTACCTGTGAAGTGGATTTGCTCAGTTTTGGATAAAGTGCAGGAGAAGCTGGGTGATGTGAGGCTTTTTGTATTGTCCGTACTTGGCCTTCAGAGCAGTGGCAAATCCACTTTACTGAATGCCATGTTTGGCCTGCAATTTGATGTGAGTGCAGGGAGGTGCACCAGAGGGGCTTTCATGCAGTTAATAAAAGTGGATGATGAAATTCAAGCAGAGATAAAATATGATTATATTCTTGTAGTGGACACGGAGGGTTTGAGAGCAACAGAGTTGTCAAACAAGAAATCATTAAGCCATGATAATGAGTTGGCTACATTTGTTATAGGTCTGGGCAACATGACTGTAATTAATATCTTTGGAGAAAATCCCTCAGAGATTCAAGACattcttcagatttctgttcAGGCTTTTTTAAGAATGAAGCAAGTGAATCTTTCTCCAAGCTGCCTCTTTGTCCATCAGAATGTTGAAGAGACTGGGGCTAAGGATAAAAATATGGAGGCCAGACGCCGACTCCAGGAGAAACTGGATGAGATGACACGAGTTGCTGCAGAAGAGGAGGAGTGCAGTGTAAAATGCTTCAGTGATGTCATCAGATttgatgtaaacacacaaactcaTTACTTTGCTCATCTGTGGGAAGGCAACCCACCAATGGCTCCTCCTAATCCGAGTTACAGTCAGAATGTCCAGGACCTCAAAAGAGTCATTCTTAATGCAGCCATGCTACAAGAGAATAAAAAGATCTCAAAGATTTCTGATTTCAAATTGCGTGTCCAGGACCTCTGGACAGCTCTGCTCAGtgaaaattttgttttcagttttagaaACTCATTGGAGATTTCAACATATCATAGGCTGGAAGTGAAATACTGTGAATGGACCTGGGCACTGAGATGTCACGTACTAGAACTGAACAATAAACTTGTTaatgaaatagaaaataattCTAAAACCAAAACAGAAATTAGTAAAGAGGTTAATCAGACATATAACAGAGTGAAAGAGGACATTGAGAAGTATTTCAAACATGAGAGAAACCTGGAAATACTTGTTCAATGGAAAGCCAACATAGAGATAAAATATGAACAACTGAGGGATCAGCTCATTGAGgaattgaacagaaaatgtcagaTATTAATACAGGCAAAGCAAAGCCGCAAGAGGGTGGATGAGAATAGTGCCAGACGTGAGCAGAATCTAATGAAGCAAAGTAAAGATTTGGCAGAAAAACTGAGAACCAAAAACCCTAGTGAAACAGTGATGCAGGAGGAGTTTGAAAAGCTTTGGGAGGAATGGGAGAAAGACACTGCCAGAGACTTCACTCCTCCTCCTGAGATTGATATTGCAGGTGACATAGAAGCCATCCTTCTTAGCCATTTTAAACGCCATCCTGATGTATGTGATAAAGTTCAGAACAGAAAAGCAATGGAGGAGACTCTTGACACCCCTTCAAGTTATAATCCCCTTGAATTAGCAATACAATTTGGGGTTTACATTAAACAAAAGTGGAATGAATTCAATGCTAGGAAACCAAAGCAAACTAAGACAAAAATGTCTAAAGGTTTAATTTTAGAAGACTACAAGCAGACAGAAAGTATAACAAATAAAATCACAGAGGCAGTTATGAATTACATACatgaaaaagagaaggagaaggtTGATTACAGTCCAAACCATGTACATGGAGTTTTATCCATTATATCCAATGACTTAGAAGCTTCCAGTTCACAAATTCCAACATTCCAATATAAAGAGGAGTACAGGTTTGACTTATCTCTTCATTTATGTGAAGTGGCAAAGATCAGATTCAAACAAATGCATCAAGCGTTCCGTGCAGCCAATGACCCACTTCTCTACCTAAAGAGCATGAAGGACACTTACTACAAAATGTTTAAGACTCTTTGTAGAGGAGCGTCGTCTGTCACTATATTTGTTGACTTCCTGTCAAGTAAACTCGAGGCTGCCTTACATCAGGCTGTTGTGGATCAAGTCTGCATTGACATAGCAAATGAGATGAGGCAGAACTGCCCGCAACTTAAAGAAAGTAAAATCAATTTAGAATACCACCTGTTGAAAGACATGGCAGAGAAGGAGGACTTTAGTAGATTCTGGGAATACATTAAAGCtccaaagtatttttttaaaaactacataaaaaCATGTGTTTATAATTATTGCAGGGACAATAAGTTAATAAAACCACTTTCTGAAAAGAGACTTGAAGAACTGAAGTCTATAGTTTTAACTGCCATTTCTAAAGCAACAACAACTGCTTTGAAGTCACTGACAAACAACAAGAACCCACAGAAAAGCAAATTGTCTAAATGGCTGGATGTGTTCTGTGAAGAACTTGAAAAATGCTTAAAATTACCAAGAAACACTTTGACACATATGGAGGATGAGGAAATCAGTGACATGGACTTACTACAGGAGTCTCTAACAAAAGCACTAGCGACATCAGTAGAAAATATCAGTAAGAAGTTTGCTTCAGCTGCATTGGTTGACTTGAGGAATGCAAAACAACAGCCAGAGGACAGTCTCTTTACACTCCTAAGTGGGTGCTGGGAGCAGTGTCCTTTCTGTGGTGCCATCTGCACAAACTCAATTGAAGGCCACAGTGGAGACCACAGTGTGCCTTTTCATCGACCTGAGGGAGTGTATGGTTGGTTGTGGTACAAAACAGATCATTTTGTCATTGATATTTGCACAAGTTCTGTTGCGAGTGACTGTTACATTGTGCTGAGTGACACACATCGTGTTCCATATAAACTATACAGAAAAGCAGGGCCAAAGTATGAAAGATGGAGAATTCTACCTGATGATTCAGAACTCAAATACTGGAAGTGGTTTGTCTGCCGTTTCCAAAAGGAACTGGAGGACAAGTACCAGAGAAAGTTTGAGGGCCGGGGTAAAATTCCTTATCAGtggaagcaaattaaaaaaacagaaatttttgatGAACTTTAA